The Triticum urartu cultivar G1812 chromosome 5, Tu2.1, whole genome shotgun sequence genome contains the following window.
CCGGCGACGACGCTCCGGTCCGGTGAACACCGACGACAGCCACGAATACCCGCGACTctttcgccgccgccgcctcctccccctctcGACTACTCCTACTAGAACTTGCGTTGCTCTCGAATGGAAATGCTGGTGTGGGGGAAATGGGAAGTAAAGAAGGGCGGGGTGGGAAACTGCAGGACCGATGAGGGGAAAGGGAGCAGACGTGGGAGATGATGAATAGGAGACGTGCGCGGCGTGCGGGCGCGACGGCAGTTCCACCGCACGTCCGACTCGCAACCGCGGCCTCTCCGTGCGAGAAACCGGTGTCCGGGTGAACTGTCAAATGCCCACACACACCTGCCCTGTCCTTCGTGGCACGCAGATTTCGCCTCAATGTGTCAAGATTCGTGCACACTTGACTGGATAGTGATCCACGCGTGTGGGCGAGTTGTAAAACTACCACATGTGTGGGCGTTATCATTTGTGTGAAACATAAAAGTAAGAAATTACAAGATGTCACTTAGGCATGATCTACATTGCCCCCTTATTGCATAATattccctccgttccaaattacttgtcgcagaaatggatgtatctaaatACATCCATATCTATGACAAGTaattaggaacggagggagtaaaacTGAAAAATTGCATCGCTTCTGCTACTAGTGCGAGAAGCCAAGAACTACATTGCCCCCTTCAAGCTTTGCACCAGGAACAACTGCTGCAGCGTCGGCGGCGGCACCGAAAACTCTGGTTCCACCGACAAAAACGTTGAGCTGCGAGGACACCACCACGCAGCCTCCCGTCCGCAAGCTGAAGCTCCTTCGTCGGCCACTTCGGGTGACAGCTCTTGCAGTGTTTCCGTCCCAATCTGCCGGTAGTGCCGGGAGTACGTCTCGGGCACAAGATGGGGAGTGATATGACATGCCAATTTCAGAAGCTTGTTCTGGTCCGCAGGCGCATCCGGCGAATAGTTCTGCGGCATGGCGAAGTACACGGCGTCGACTCGAACGATCGGCCACGGCAGCCGCGGCATGCCGTCGGTCGCCGCGCATCCCCCGTCCGTGGAATTGCGGTGACACCTCCACGCCGATGAGACGCACCGCATCGACATGGACGACGCGCTGGCATAGCTCGTTTCCTGCGCTCGCGCCTCCCTGACGAACTCCCTCGCCGTCGCACAGGCGGCGCCGAACTGGGGAGGCAGCAGCTGCAAGGAAGACATGACGATATCCAATATGTCGGTACGCTCGAGTAGCTGGAACACCACGCAGAGCTTCACGTTCTTCTCCCACGCCGCGCTGTCGTCGCAGGAGAGGAACAGAACGACCTCCCCGTTGCCGTCGCACGGGTGGAGCAGCAGGAGGGCGTCCCGGCTGCCGTTCCTGAGGGAGAACTCGAGCGTCTTCCCTGCAAGCAGAGGCTCCGCAGGAACTTCCATGGACACCGTCAAGCTCTTCGGGCGGCCCCCAAGCTGGACGTAACGGAAGAACTCATCGGCGACATGCGCTAGCCTCTCGAACCTCCGCACCGTCGCCTCGCCCGGATCACCGTCGTCGTCCTTGCCGCGGCGGAAAGGCAAGAAGCGTGCCGCTGCCCGAGTGACGCGCTTGTGAACGGGAACAGCCTTCCTCGCAACCCCCTCGTCCCGTTCGCGCTCCGCAGACCTCCTCCTGTGAGCGCGCAGGATGCCATCGCCTTCCTCGGCTACGCGCTTCAGCCTCGCCTTCCAGTCCAGCAATGGTTGGTGGAGTATGCGCCAGTCTTCGGCGACGGCCACAACGCTGTGGATCTTCAGCACCGCGAACTCCAGCCTCTCGGCGTTGTCCTCCGCACCCCCATCCTCTCTCGAGTTGCCTGATAGGATCGAGAAAATTCTGCTCACGGACTCGCTCGCAACCGCGGATCCTAATATCTCAGCCATGAGGGCTTCCTCTGGTAGATCAGAGCTCCTACTTTTGGTGATGGAACTTCTTTCTTCCCGTGAGAAATTGCTCAGCGTGTTGGACTGGTAATCCATGAAAAGGATTTATCTGAAAGTCTTCACGTCACTGTACTGATTGGAGAATAATGCGACCCCGGAAAAGTAAAAATGGCATCGATTATTCGTTCAAGGCGTCTTCCTTGGACAATGAAGTTAACATGATATTTTCGTACACGTGTCAACCCAGCCGAGCACAGAACAAACCAAGAAAATAGAAAGCTGAATTTTGTTGGGAAGTTGAGAGGAGAGTAAATAAGGTAAACATGTGGTTGAGTTATCATAAAAGGATAATTCAAGAAAAGGAAAAATTAGGAAATATAAAAACGGTTGGTTAGTTACACAATGAAATGAATAAAGTACAAAATAATAAGCATCAAGAAGAAAATATGGTGATCGTtaaaaattaggaaaaaaatGTACAATGCAAattaaattcaaaaaaaattattATGTGTGCTCAAAAAATAAATATTTTGCCTTGAGCTTGTTGTGTTCTTAAGCCAATTTCTTTTGCATGGATGGACTCCATAAATCTAGTTGTACATGTGGAAACATTCATACCTACACATCAGTTCAAGGGTATATATGGTGCTTCCAAAGCATTAACCACATTTAACAATGTTTATATATTTAACCGGAGTTGAAAATTAATTTTTGGGTTTTTTCTTGAAACTTCACTAACTCATGAAACACTTAtgatctactccctccgttcctaaaatATTTGACTTTCTAGAAagatttcaacaaatgactacatacgcGGCAAAATGAGCGAATCTATacactaaaatatgtctatatacatccgtatatgatagtccatttgaaacctctaaaaagataaatatttaggaacggagagagtactcCGTATCAAGATTGATTTAAGTCCTTTCTAAAAAGATAGTAAACTCTATGTAATATTTCTTATTTATCTATTTGTTTTGTTTGTTTCACGAAACATTACTCATAAAACTTTCAATGTCTCACGGGACACTTAAGGTCTATTTACGTTTCAATGTTTACCCTAGTTCCCACTATTGTTCCGATTTTGTAAAGACATGTCCCATATTTTCAGATTTAACTTGATAATTATTTTATAAACTTGACTATTTTTTAATGCGGGCTGTTTTGCCACGTCTGCGAAAAAGTTGACAGATACTAGAGGCAAATGACTGCTTTGCCACGCCATTATTTTTTTTTGCCGGTGTTATAAAATTGCAGGATAGCAAAAGATGGGCTAACATGCATCGAATCAGTACGGAACCAATTTCTCTGCATAACACGTATCCATGATGTAATTGACAAAAGAAAAAGAATGGTGAAGCACACGTGATCGACCACAACTTGTAATTTACTTACTTTTGTGTGCTATATTGGATTTATGATTCAATACACTGGCCAGTATGCGTTGCTGCTATGCTTCCAACACATGCCCAAGACTTCCCTGAAGTTGCACTTCAGGGTTTACCCGGTTTCAAGGATAGTAGAGTTAAAATTATACCAGAATCATCTTCGCAGCAGCAGCTCATACTTCAAACACAACTTCTGTATCCGCGGGATCGCTTCATTAATTTGACTAAAGTCGTCCTTCTTCTTTCCCAGCTGCCCGAATAAGTTTATCATTCAAAAGTAACAAGTCCATCTTTTTCATTTGTCCATTTGGGGGTGAAAAAATGGATTTCTTTGCACTAGAAACAGAGTGAAAAACGTTTATAAAAAAAGAAGCAGGGTGAAAAAACGTGCACGGCCCACAACTCCATCTTGGGCTCGAGAAATTCTTATGCTCGCGCTCTTTTTTTTCGTGAGGGGCGCACGGGTCAGCTTTCACCAGAATGAGAACTAGAGATCGGTAGCTTTGGTTTTGGCATTTTCCCTGGGCAAATCCTATTTAGCGCTGCAGGCACCCGTTAACATGCATTTTCgttcacccgcaaaaaaaacaTGCATTTTCGTTAACTGGCGCCTGCAGCGCACACCACCTCCCTTGCTGGGCCGGCCTGTCTAGAGTTTTTTCCTCCTGTGTTTTAGTCTAAAAAATTAAAGGCACAACCACTGAATCGAACCCATGACCTCCTTCACAAATCAACAGGCCACAAAACCAGGCCACTAACCAACTTCTGCACAATATCTCCGTTTTACCTTTTTATTCATTTGTCAGTTtgttttattctttttcttttcttgtttTCTAGTTCTTTTaccttttattttattt
Protein-coding sequences here:
- the LOC125555648 gene encoding uncharacterized protein LOC125555648 translates to MDYQSNTLSNFSREERSSITKSRSSDLPEEALMAEILGSAVASESVSRIFSILSGNSREDGGAEDNAERLEFAVLKIHSVVAVAEDWRILHQPLLDWKARLKRVAEEGDGILRAHRRRSAERERDEGVARKAVPVHKRVTRAAARFLPFRRGKDDDGDPGEATVRRFERLAHVADEFFRYVQLGGRPKSLTVSMEVPAEPLLAGKTLEFSLRNGSRDALLLLHPCDGNGEVVLFLSCDDSAAWEKNVKLCVVFQLLERTDILDIVMSSLQLLPPQFGAACATAREFVREARAQETSYASASSMSMRCVSSAWRCHRNSTDGGCAATDGMPRLPWPIVRVDAVYFAMPQNYSPDAPADQNKLLKLACHITPHLVPETYSRHYRQIGTETLQELSPEVADEGASACGREAAWWCPRSSTFLSVEPEFSVPPPTLQQLFLVQSLKGAM